A stretch of Lactiplantibacillus brownii DNA encodes these proteins:
- a CDS encoding IS5 family transposase (programmed frameshift), protein MTTPKRYELEDDQWERIAPLFPPYRTGRPSKIDDRTAFNAILWVMRSGAAWRDLPERYGAWQTVYSRFRLWVESGLFERIFEALIDDPDMENLSLDSTIVRAHQKATGGKKNAKCLVENQAIGLSRGGRTTKIHAVVDGLGNPVRFLLTGGQVHDSRAAQTLLASLDISESNVIANKAYGTAELRQYITAESGTYTIPPKENAKNKWACDYYVYCERHLIENFFNLLKNYRRIATRYDKLAHVFLSAVYVASICILLK, encoded by the exons ATGACAACGCCTAAACGTTATGAACTTGAAGATGATCAGTGGGAACGCATTGCCCCATTATTTCCACCATACCGAACTGGACGTCCATCCAAAATTGATGACCGAACTGCCTTTAACGCCATTCTCTGGGTTATGCGTAGTGGTGCGGCTTGGCGTGATTTACCAGAACGGTACGGCGCTTGGCAAACGGTATATAGTCGTTTCCGTCTTTGGGTTGAATCTGGGCTCTTCGAACGTATCTTTGAAGCACTCATCGATGATCCAGATATGGAAAACCTTAGTTTAGATTCGACGATTGTTCGAGCTCATCAAAAAGCAACTGGTG GCAAAAAAAACGCCAAATGTTTGGTCGAGAATCAAGCCATTGGACTAAGTCGTGGTGGCCGTACGACGAAGATCCATGCGGTCGTAGATGGTCTAGGCAATCCGGTTCGCTTTTTACTAACAGGCGGTCAAGTCCATGATAGTCGTGCAGCACAAACTTTACTGGCATCATTGGACATATCTGAATCAAACGTCATTGCGAACAAAGCTTATGGAACCGCCGAGTTACGGCAATATATCACGGCAGAATCAGGGACCTACACGATTCCGCCAAAAGAGAATGCCAAAAATAAATGGGCATGTGATTATTACGTTTATTGTGAGCGCCATTTGATTGAAAATTTCTTTAACCTATTAAAGAACTATCGACGAATAGCAACTCGTTATGATAAATTAGCGCATGTCTTTTTATCAGCGGTGTATGTTGCCTCGATTTGTATTTTACTCAAGTAG
- a CDS encoding GNAT family N-acetyltransferase has translation MKIRTYQSTDLMAIRQLFKRTILQSNAKDYSAPQLAAWIGTDDEQTRTAWQQSLSAHLTLVAIQAGQLIGFADMTTSGYLDRLYVAKDYQCQGVATALVTALEAGVAVKRYTTAASITARPFFECQGYQVSCSQQVERQGILLTNYLMQKTI, from the coding sequence ATGAAGATCAGAACCTATCAGTCAACCGACTTGATGGCGATTCGCCAATTATTTAAACGGACCATTTTACAAAGCAATGCCAAAGATTATTCGGCTCCCCAATTGGCTGCGTGGATTGGGACAGATGATGAGCAAACGCGGACCGCTTGGCAACAATCCTTGTCAGCACATTTGACGTTAGTGGCGATTCAGGCTGGTCAGCTCATTGGTTTTGCGGACATGACCACGAGCGGCTATTTGGATCGCCTGTATGTGGCGAAAGATTACCAATGTCAAGGGGTGGCGACTGCACTTGTCACGGCATTGGAAGCTGGCGTAGCGGTCAAACGCTATACAACCGCTGCATCGATTACCGCGCGGCCATTTTTCGAATGCCAAGGCTATCAAGTCAGTTGTTCCCAACAGGTTGAACGGCAGGGGATTTTATTAACCAATTATTTGATGCAAAAGACGATTTAA
- a CDS encoding PTS glucose transporter subunit IIA has protein sequence MMMKLFQRKHTVNLAAPVNGMYVDLRKATETAVTAGFAIEPMEGEIHAPIAGQVTKVTAQTITIAADFGCEYLLQLGDLTANLEDQVVNWQVSVGDAISADVIVASVDIDAIHAANQSALITCGLIERSATDFEVSKTGLISQGDQLATLKIKA, from the coding sequence ATGATGATGAAATTATTTCAACGGAAACACACCGTTAATTTAGCTGCGCCTGTTAATGGCATGTATGTGGATTTACGAAAAGCAACGGAAACTGCGGTAACGGCAGGCTTTGCCATTGAACCGATGGAAGGCGAAATTCATGCACCAATTGCAGGTCAAGTGACTAAGGTAACGGCTCAAACGATCACGATCGCGGCAGATTTCGGCTGTGAATACTTGTTACAACTGGGTGATTTAACAGCTAACTTAGAGGATCAAGTCGTTAATTGGCAAGTGTCAGTGGGTGATGCAATCTCAGCAGATGTTATTGTTGCGAGTGTAGATATTGATGCGATTCATGCTGCGAACCAGTCGGCGCTAATTACTTGTGGACTAATTGAACGGTCAGCAACTGATTTTGAAGTTAGCAAGACTGGGTTAATTTCCCAAGGAGACCAATTGGCAACGCTAAAAATTAAAGCTTAA
- a CDS encoding type II toxin-antitoxin system RelB/DinJ family antitoxin has protein sequence MLKDTTLTIHLNKEIKEQASEVVAGMGIDLSTAVNMFLVELTKTNELPFVPTGKQDFPDIWNDDPKDIAAFNKKIGIRDDGVSYGRENAD, from the coding sequence ATGCTAAAAGATACAACGCTGACCATTCACTTGAACAAAGAAATCAAGGAGCAGGCTTCGGAAGTTGTCGCAGGTATGGGGATCGATTTAAGTACAGCAGTTAATATGTTTTTGGTTGAATTGACCAAGACAAATGAGCTGCCGTTTGTGCCGACTGGTAAGCAAGACTTTCCCGATATTTGGAATGATGATCCGAAAGATATTGCGGCATTTAATAAAAAAATTGGCATAAGAGATGATGGGGTGTCATATGGCAGAGAGAATGCGGATTGA
- the yjeM gene encoding glutamate/gamma-aminobutyrate family transporter YjeM has translation MAEKDNKITLTALVMMIFTTVFGFANSTVAFYLMGYASILFYLLAAVLFFIPFALMMAEYGAAVKSDDGSGMYQWLQVSVNAKFAFVGTFMWFASYIIWLVSTSAKVWIPFTTTFFGSDQTQKFALWGLNATQVIGILSCLWMVLVTVVSIKGVKGIVRVTSLGGVAVTSLNAILLVVSGVVLALNHGKLAQPFVHILHSPNPDYQAPVGLMSFAVFAIFAYGGLEVLGGMVDKTKNPEKTFPRGIMISAVIITLGYALGILCWGFSTNWQAVLSDPSTNMGNISYVMMKNLGYVLGQSLGLTTATSTTIGLWFARYTGLGMFLAYSGAFFTLTYSPLKTLILGTPKSLWPKKFTKLNQNGMPSYAMIVQCTVVIVIILLASFVTPNASAFYNILTLMANVSMTLPYLFLLYAFPKFKQNKAIHKPFEVYKSQTWTTIISWVVFVVVLGANIFTLLQPILEHGKVQSTIWMLVGPVVFGLLGWIWYEVRTRQTTNR, from the coding sequence ATGGCGGAAAAAGATAATAAAATTACGTTAACGGCATTAGTCATGATGATATTTACGACGGTCTTCGGCTTTGCCAACAGTACGGTCGCATTTTATCTGATGGGCTACGCGTCAATTCTATTTTATTTATTAGCAGCGGTACTTTTTTTCATTCCGTTTGCTTTGATGATGGCAGAATACGGGGCTGCGGTCAAATCGGATGATGGTAGTGGGATGTATCAATGGTTGCAAGTCAGCGTGAATGCCAAGTTTGCGTTCGTGGGGACATTCATGTGGTTTGCTTCTTATATCATTTGGCTCGTTTCGACTTCAGCAAAGGTTTGGATTCCCTTTACAACAACGTTTTTCGGGAGTGATCAAACGCAGAAGTTTGCATTATGGGGGTTAAATGCGACCCAAGTGATTGGGATTCTCTCTTGCTTATGGATGGTGCTAGTGACCGTGGTCTCAATAAAAGGGGTCAAAGGTATTGTGCGCGTGACGAGTTTAGGTGGCGTAGCGGTCACGAGCTTGAATGCCATTTTGTTAGTGGTTTCGGGCGTGGTATTGGCCTTAAACCATGGTAAACTGGCGCAGCCTTTTGTGCATATCCTCCATTCGCCAAATCCAGATTATCAAGCACCAGTGGGGTTGATGAGTTTTGCCGTCTTCGCAATCTTTGCCTATGGCGGGCTAGAAGTCTTAGGGGGTATGGTTGATAAGACGAAAAATCCTGAGAAGACTTTTCCACGTGGTATCATGATTTCGGCGGTCATTATTACTTTAGGTTATGCGTTAGGAATCTTGTGCTGGGGCTTTAGTACGAACTGGCAAGCCGTTTTATCTGATCCTTCCACGAATATGGGAAATATCAGTTACGTGATGATGAAGAATCTCGGTTATGTGTTGGGACAATCGCTTGGATTGACCACAGCAACAAGCACCACGATTGGTCTGTGGTTTGCTCGCTATACTGGGTTAGGCATGTTTTTAGCTTATTCAGGGGCATTCTTCACGTTAACTTATTCACCACTAAAGACCTTGATTCTTGGGACACCCAAGTCATTGTGGCCAAAGAAGTTCACCAAGTTAAATCAAAATGGGATGCCTAGTTATGCGATGATCGTCCAATGTACGGTCGTAATTGTCATTATCTTATTAGCGTCATTTGTGACGCCAAATGCTTCAGCGTTCTATAATATTTTGACGTTGATGGCGAACGTATCGATGACGCTCCCATATTTGTTCTTGCTATATGCTTTTCCTAAATTCAAACAGAATAAAGCTATCCATAAACCATTTGAAGTTTATAAATCACAAACTTGGACGACAATTATTAGTTGGGTCGTGTTTGTTGTGGTTTTAGGGGCCAATATTTTCACCTTGCTGCAACCAATTTTGGAACATGGCAAGGTTCAAAGTACGATTTGGATGCTGGTTGGGCCAGTCGTCTTTGGTCTCCTTGGCTGGATCTGGTATGAAGTACGGACACGGCAAACGACTAATCGTTAA